The following proteins come from a genomic window of Geomonas sp. RF6:
- a CDS encoding PAS domain-containing sensor histidine kinase codes for MPRISVAQQRVLRGVAAVLMVAVASVVLVAFLKPIGVRHPFLVYYPVVALAAMYLEVEGGVTTTILSALFGAYFMEPQHALAVERVEDQVYVAVFVLEGLIITYAAERIRRARIAGAEDTVARERQRADENLKESEHRLRLALEGARMGMWIWDVTSDRSEWNDQEYELLGLPRGDGNEPTEHFFRQVHPDDKSRLNEALAEVLERGTYFSQDFRIVRPDGEVRWVAGRARLSRDREGKPVRMRGVNYDITSQKLMEEELRGREAEARARADEFALLMDTVPAFTFITRDPECRQMSGSKKSRQLLRIPEGRSVSASAPEEERPHSFRAMKDGRELAPEELPVQLAAKGKEVRDFEMTVVYNDGTSCDIFGDAVPLLDEAGNVRGAIGAFLDVTERKKMQQELQRAHDELEKRVEERTAELHEALESLTREIEERMQTVEALRERDQLLVHQSRLAAMGEMINNIAHQWRQPLNVISLIIQEMPLMYEQGEFTETYLHARVDQAKAVIAYMSQTIEDFRSFFRPSMEKAVFRVRDLLDKTLALVAETLEKCGIKVELEEIGEPSMYGYLSECSQVLLNILLNSRDAFLECRRETACVIRIRAVAAGSRTIVTIADNAGGIPEVIIGKIFEPYFTTKGPEKGTGIGLFMAKTIIEKHMNGSFTVRNIDGGAEFTIEVDSCPPAEALPDPGEEM; via the coding sequence GTGCCGAGGATCTCTGTTGCTCAGCAGCGTGTACTGCGCGGGGTTGCCGCCGTCCTTATGGTCGCGGTGGCGAGCGTGGTGCTCGTAGCTTTCCTGAAGCCGATCGGGGTGCGGCACCCTTTCCTCGTCTATTACCCCGTAGTGGCCCTGGCGGCGATGTATCTGGAAGTGGAGGGGGGGGTGACGACGACAATCCTCTCTGCCCTCTTCGGTGCCTATTTCATGGAGCCACAACACGCGCTTGCCGTCGAGCGCGTGGAAGACCAGGTATACGTGGCGGTTTTCGTGCTCGAAGGGCTGATCATCACCTATGCGGCCGAGCGGATCCGCCGGGCCCGCATTGCCGGAGCGGAAGACACCGTCGCGAGAGAGCGGCAGAGGGCGGACGAGAACCTGAAGGAGAGCGAGCATCGACTGAGGCTCGCCCTGGAAGGGGCGCGGATGGGGATGTGGATCTGGGACGTCACCTCCGACCGTTCGGAGTGGAACGATCAGGAATACGAGCTCCTCGGCCTCCCCAGGGGGGACGGGAATGAGCCGACGGAGCACTTCTTCAGGCAGGTGCATCCGGACGACAAGTCGCGGCTCAATGAGGCCCTTGCCGAGGTACTGGAGCGCGGAACCTACTTCTCGCAGGATTTCCGGATCGTGCGTCCCGACGGCGAAGTCCGGTGGGTGGCAGGGCGGGCGCGCCTTTCCCGGGACAGGGAGGGGAAGCCGGTGCGGATGCGGGGAGTAAACTACGACATCACCTCCCAGAAGCTGATGGAAGAGGAGCTGCGGGGGCGCGAGGCGGAGGCCCGTGCACGTGCCGACGAGTTCGCCCTGCTGATGGACACCGTACCCGCCTTTACCTTTATCACCCGCGACCCCGAGTGTCGGCAGATGTCGGGGAGCAAGAAGTCACGGCAGCTTCTGCGCATTCCGGAGGGGAGAAGCGTGTCTGCGTCGGCCCCGGAGGAGGAGCGCCCGCACAGCTTCCGTGCCATGAAGGACGGGAGGGAACTGGCCCCGGAGGAACTTCCGGTCCAGCTTGCCGCCAAAGGGAAGGAGGTGCGGGATTTTGAAATGACCGTGGTCTACAACGACGGGACTTCCTGTGACATTTTCGGCGACGCCGTTCCGCTCCTCGATGAAGCAGGGAATGTGCGCGGCGCGATCGGCGCGTTCCTGGATGTGACGGAGCGCAAGAAGATGCAGCAGGAGCTGCAGAGGGCGCACGACGAGCTGGAAAAACGGGTAGAAGAGCGGACGGCGGAGTTGCACGAGGCGCTGGAATCCCTGACGAGGGAGATAGAGGAGCGGATGCAGACTGTGGAGGCTCTGCGGGAGAGGGACCAGTTGCTGGTGCATCAGAGCCGGCTCGCCGCGATGGGGGAGATGATCAACAACATCGCGCATCAGTGGCGCCAGCCGCTCAACGTCATCAGCCTCATCATCCAGGAAATGCCGCTGATGTACGAGCAGGGTGAGTTTACGGAAACGTATCTGCACGCCCGGGTCGACCAGGCGAAGGCAGTCATCGCATACATGTCCCAGACGATCGAGGACTTCAGGAGCTTTTTCAGGCCGAGCATGGAAAAGGCGGTGTTCAGGGTGAGGGATCTGCTGGACAAGACGCTCGCACTGGTTGCTGAGACGCTGGAGAAGTGCGGCATAAAGGTGGAATTGGAGGAGATCGGCGAGCCTTCCATGTACGGCTACCTCAGCGAGTGCTCGCAGGTGCTCCTCAACATTCTCCTGAACTCGCGCGACGCGTTCCTCGAGTGCAGGAGAGAAACGGCATGCGTGATACGCATCAGGGCCGTCGCGGCAGGCTCCAGAACCATTGTCACCATCGCCGACAATGCCGGGGGTATTCCCGAGGTCATCATCGGCAAGATCTTCGAGCCCTACTTCACCACCAAGGGGCCGGAGAAGGGGACCGGCATCGGGCTCTTCATGGCCAAGACGATCATCGAGAAGCACATGAACGGCTCCTTCACCGTGCGAAACATCGATGGCGGAGCCGAGTTCACCATCGAAGTCGACAGCTGCCCCCCGGCTGAGGCGCTTCCGGATCCCGGAGAAGAAATGTAG
- a CDS encoding APC family permease produces the protein MESVKNVSNGGPVHVNGGHNQGRRFSRALFGAPKVLKDPRIFHSMSLIPILAWVGLGADGLSSSAYGPEEAFRALGQHTYLALLLAAFTALTVFIISYSYSRIIEHFPHGGGGYIVASHLLGEKAGVVSGAALLVDYAMTITISIASCVDAMFSYVPQQFHEYKVPLACVLTVLLIILNVRGVKESVTLLAPIFMVFVLSHLIMLTYAVAIHSDKLVPVAHDLGAGLHRDASTIGIVGILLIFLRAYSLGGGTYTGIEAVSNGLQIMREPRVQTGKRTMVYMATSLAFTAGVLLLSYLLLGVHPVSGKTLNAVVADTLFSNWPMGNSIAFVTIFSEGALLLVAAQAGFVDGPRVMSNMAIDSWFPHRFAALSERLTMRNGILLMGGAALALLFYTGGSVSALVVMYSINVFITFSLSQLGMSRFFILRRNEDPQWRRHLSVHLVGLALCATILVITTVEKFAEGGWVTLVITGVVIGLCYLIKSHYVSVRKGMAQLDDTLLDFPTTGKYNDQQLNRNEPTAIQLVSAYSGFGVHTFLSIITTFPKTYKNIVFVSVAVIDSGSFKGAEEMEALEANARAGLEKYVDLARRMGFAAEYRLATAIEVVDSVIELCQEIGEEFPRSTVFTGQLTFRLEKFYHRMLHNETAFAIQRRLQWEGMTTVILPIRVRI, from the coding sequence ATGGAGTCTGTAAAGAACGTCAGCAACGGCGGTCCGGTACACGTCAACGGCGGGCACAACCAGGGACGCCGTTTCAGCCGCGCCCTTTTCGGCGCACCGAAGGTTCTCAAGGACCCCCGCATATTCCACAGCATGAGCCTCATCCCGATCCTCGCCTGGGTCGGGCTCGGCGCCGACGGGCTCTCCTCCTCGGCCTACGGTCCGGAGGAGGCGTTCCGGGCGCTGGGACAGCACACCTACCTGGCGCTCCTCCTGGCCGCCTTCACCGCCCTCACCGTCTTCATTATCTCCTACTCCTACTCCCGCATCATCGAGCACTTCCCCCACGGCGGGGGTGGCTACATCGTGGCGAGCCATCTCCTGGGGGAAAAGGCGGGGGTGGTGTCCGGCGCCGCGCTCCTCGTCGACTACGCCATGACCATCACCATCTCCATCGCCTCCTGCGTGGACGCGATGTTCAGCTACGTCCCGCAGCAGTTTCACGAGTACAAGGTGCCGCTGGCCTGCGTACTGACGGTGCTTCTCATCATCCTCAACGTGCGTGGGGTGAAGGAGTCGGTTACCCTCCTTGCGCCCATCTTCATGGTCTTTGTCCTCAGCCACCTCATCATGCTCACCTATGCGGTGGCGATCCACAGCGACAAACTGGTGCCGGTGGCGCACGACCTGGGTGCGGGACTGCACCGTGATGCATCCACTATCGGGATCGTGGGGATACTCCTTATCTTCCTGCGTGCCTACTCGCTGGGTGGGGGTACCTATACCGGGATTGAGGCGGTATCGAACGGGCTGCAAATCATGCGCGAGCCGCGGGTGCAGACCGGCAAGCGGACGATGGTGTACATGGCCACCTCCCTCGCCTTCACCGCAGGGGTGCTCCTTCTGAGCTATCTTCTCCTGGGGGTTCACCCGGTGAGCGGAAAGACCCTGAACGCGGTGGTGGCCGACACTCTCTTTTCCAACTGGCCGATGGGTAACAGTATCGCCTTCGTCACCATCTTCTCCGAAGGCGCTCTCCTCCTCGTGGCAGCCCAGGCAGGCTTCGTGGACGGCCCCCGCGTCATGAGCAACATGGCCATCGACTCCTGGTTCCCGCACCGCTTCGCCGCGCTCTCGGAGCGCCTCACCATGAGAAACGGTATCCTCCTCATGGGGGGCGCCGCGCTGGCGCTCCTCTTCTACACCGGTGGATCGGTCTCCGCGCTCGTCGTCATGTACTCCATCAACGTCTTCATCACCTTCTCCCTCTCCCAGCTCGGGATGTCCCGTTTCTTCATCCTGCGCAGGAACGAGGACCCGCAGTGGCGGCGCCACCTCTCGGTGCACCTGGTGGGGCTCGCACTCTGCGCCACTATCCTCGTGATCACGACGGTGGAGAAGTTTGCGGAGGGGGGGTGGGTGACCCTTGTCATCACCGGTGTGGTGATCGGGCTCTGCTATCTCATCAAGAGCCACTACGTCTCAGTGCGCAAGGGAATGGCGCAGTTGGACGATACCCTTCTCGACTTTCCCACCACCGGGAAATACAACGACCAGCAGCTGAACAGAAACGAGCCGACGGCTATCCAGCTGGTCTCGGCCTACAGCGGTTTCGGCGTGCACACCTTCCTCTCCATAATCACCACCTTCCCGAAGACGTACAAGAACATCGTCTTCGTCTCCGTTGCTGTCATCGACTCCGGCTCCTTCAAGGGGGCCGAGGAGATGGAGGCCCTGGAGGCGAACGCCAGGGCGGGGCTGGAGAAGTACGTGGATCTGGCGCGCCGGATGGGATTCGCCGCCGAGTATCGGCTGGCTACCGCCATCGAGGTGGTGGACAGCGTGATAGAGCTTTGCCAGGAGATCGGGGAGGAATTTCCCCGCTCCACCGTCTTCACGGGGCAGCTCACCTTCCGGCTGGAGAAGTTTTACCACAGGATGCTGCATAACGAGACTGCGTTCGCGATCCAGCGCCGTCTTCAGTGGGAGGGGATGACCACAGTGATCCTGCCTATCAGGGTGAGGATCTGA
- a CDS encoding DUF4118 domain-containing protein, with the protein MPDRDKDMPRPFPAALLNLAQRRKEGRRDDGTGGDARQGATVHPVGTDWRGYLKSLFLVAGTTGLCQLLRPLLAPTNLMMVYLFAVIFAATKLGRGPSIVTSALSVVAFDFFFIPPRFTLRVSDTEYVVTFVAFFTVGAVISTLVYQARERAEAIREREAQTASLYHLTRDLAGASDIEGIVQAVLRNVEESLEARVAILLSEGEHLAVRAVSAGLYHGEKEQAVAEWVFRSRTPAGRGTETMGSAPLLCVPLETAAEVRGVLGVRLADDARYHAPDCRRLLQAFATQAALAVERVHLTSQAEEAQLLAARETLERALLNSISHDLRTPLVSISGVLDTLRAPDPHLTVRSMRELVQTAWEQAERLNRFVGNLLDMTRLEAGALKLKEEPCDVQDLVGCALAALEPRLEGRSISTDLPPDLPLLRIDLVLMTQVLVNVLDNSLKYSPPKSEIEISARSDGAMLVLEIADRGPGIPEHDLSRIFDKFYRIPVPEGMGGTGLGLSISKGIVEVHGGTIRAENRKGGGLTMTIALPTA; encoded by the coding sequence GTGCCCGACCGCGACAAAGATATGCCTCGACCTTTCCCTGCAGCGCTCCTCAATCTCGCGCAGCGGCGGAAGGAAGGGCGCCGGGACGACGGCACAGGAGGAGACGCACGGCAGGGAGCGACGGTGCATCCCGTAGGCACGGACTGGAGAGGGTACCTGAAGAGCCTCTTTCTCGTGGCGGGAACAACAGGGCTCTGTCAGCTGCTGAGACCGCTTCTGGCGCCGACCAACCTCATGATGGTCTACCTGTTCGCGGTGATCTTCGCGGCAACGAAACTCGGACGGGGGCCGTCCATCGTCACCTCCGCGCTGAGCGTCGTCGCCTTCGACTTCTTCTTCATCCCGCCCCGCTTCACCCTCAGGGTTTCCGACACGGAATATGTAGTCACCTTCGTCGCTTTCTTCACCGTCGGCGCCGTGATCAGCACGCTGGTCTACCAGGCTCGCGAGCGCGCCGAGGCGATACGTGAGCGGGAGGCGCAGACTGCGAGCCTATACCACCTGACCCGGGATCTGGCGGGAGCCTCCGACATCGAAGGAATCGTTCAGGCGGTGCTGAGGAATGTGGAGGAGAGCCTGGAGGCCCGGGTGGCGATCCTCTTGTCCGAGGGGGAGCATCTGGCTGTGCGGGCTGTGAGCGCCGGTCTGTATCATGGCGAGAAGGAACAGGCGGTGGCGGAGTGGGTCTTTCGCAGCAGAACCCCTGCCGGTCGTGGAACGGAGACGATGGGCTCGGCGCCCCTCCTCTGCGTGCCACTGGAGACTGCAGCGGAAGTCCGCGGAGTCCTCGGAGTCAGGCTGGCGGACGACGCGAGATACCACGCCCCCGACTGCCGCAGGTTGCTGCAAGCCTTCGCCACCCAGGCGGCGCTGGCGGTCGAGCGGGTGCACCTGACGTCGCAGGCGGAAGAGGCGCAGCTCCTCGCGGCGCGGGAGACGCTCGAACGGGCGCTGCTCAACTCTATTTCCCACGATCTGCGCACCCCCCTCGTCTCCATCTCCGGAGTCCTCGACACCCTGCGCGCCCCCGACCCCCACCTCACCGTGCGCAGCATGCGGGAGCTCGTCCAGACCGCGTGGGAGCAGGCGGAACGACTGAACCGTTTCGTGGGAAACCTTCTGGACATGACGCGCCTGGAGGCGGGAGCGCTGAAGCTGAAGGAGGAGCCGTGCGACGTTCAGGATCTGGTCGGATGCGCCCTGGCTGCACTCGAGCCGCGGCTGGAGGGACGCAGCATCAGCACCGATCTCCCCCCGGACCTGCCGCTCTTGCGCATCGATCTCGTGCTGATGACCCAGGTGCTGGTCAACGTCCTCGACAACTCGCTGAAATACTCCCCCCCGAAGTCGGAGATTGAAATCAGCGCCAGAAGCGACGGCGCGATGCTGGTGCTGGAGATAGCGGATCGCGGCCCCGGGATACCGGAACACGATCTTTCCAGAATCTTCGACAAGTTCTACCGTATTCCGGTCCCCGAGGGTATGGGGGGAACAGGTCTTGGGCTCTCCATCAGCAAGGGGATCGTCGAGGTGCACGGCGGGACGATAAGGGCGGAGAACAGGAAGGGGGGAGGTCTCACCATGACCATTGCCCTGCCGACCGCTTGA
- a CDS encoding response regulator, translated as MNADEKRTAPVILIIDDEVAILRFLRAALDTGEFSVHEAQTGYTGIAAASAKRPDVILLDLGLPDLDGVEVIKRIREWSEVPIIVLSVREAESEKVAALDAGADDYLTKPFGVAELQARIRVSLRRSQQQAPEAVYRSDDLEVDVSRRRVTVSGEEVQLTPTEYELLRLLVNHAGNVVTHTQILRKIWGAAYGEQQNILRVNISHLRQKIEKNPSRPRLIITEPGVGYRLKGE; from the coding sequence ATGAACGCCGATGAGAAAAGAACCGCGCCGGTCATCCTGATCATTGATGACGAGGTGGCCATTCTGCGCTTCCTGCGCGCGGCCCTCGACACCGGGGAATTCTCTGTGCACGAGGCCCAGACCGGCTATACCGGAATTGCCGCCGCCAGCGCGAAGCGGCCGGACGTGATCCTTCTGGATCTCGGGCTGCCGGACCTGGACGGGGTGGAGGTGATCAAGAGGATAAGGGAGTGGTCCGAGGTGCCGATCATCGTCCTCTCGGTGCGCGAAGCGGAAAGCGAGAAGGTGGCGGCTCTTGATGCCGGCGCCGACGACTACCTCACCAAGCCGTTTGGCGTGGCGGAGCTCCAGGCGCGCATCAGGGTATCGCTACGCAGGTCGCAGCAGCAGGCGCCCGAGGCGGTGTATCGAAGCGACGACCTCGAGGTCGATGTGTCACGCCGCCGGGTCACGGTCTCGGGGGAGGAGGTCCAGCTCACCCCCACAGAGTACGAACTGCTGCGGCTCCTGGTGAACCATGCCGGCAACGTCGTCACCCACACCCAGATACTGCGGAAGATATGGGGAGCGGCATACGGGGAGCAGCAGAACATCCTCAGGGTGAACATCAGCCACCTGCGGCAGAAGATAGAGAAGAACCCCTCTCGGCCACGGCTCATCATCACCGAGCCCGGCGTGGGGTACCGCCTGAAGGGTGAGTAG
- a CDS encoding FlgO family outer membrane protein produces MKLSLILCGTALFTSTLAGAAYADEVVHVLGEGHRYIINEPLPVHRSRTSVGNFNGMVIYLADQLERNLDRKVLGNTVIVSTFSNLDRLSETTSLGRLLGESIIHELQVRRWNVVDVRLTRDIVVNDAGEFSLSRDIKKIRDIYKVGGVVTGTYSISESGVIINARAIDLDSGLVQSSAQAFIPLSNFAESMLHNPEKMPVMRVVGDR; encoded by the coding sequence ATGAAGCTTTCGCTTATTCTGTGCGGAACCGCCCTTTTTACATCCACTTTGGCTGGCGCCGCCTACGCCGATGAAGTGGTGCATGTCCTCGGCGAAGGGCATCGCTACATCATCAATGAGCCGCTCCCGGTACACCGTTCGCGTACGAGCGTGGGGAACTTCAACGGCATGGTGATATACCTGGCAGACCAATTGGAGCGCAACCTCGATCGGAAAGTCTTGGGCAACACCGTCATCGTCTCTACCTTTTCCAACCTCGACCGCCTTAGCGAAACAACCTCGCTCGGGCGACTGTTGGGCGAAAGCATCATCCACGAGCTGCAGGTTCGACGCTGGAACGTGGTGGACGTCCGCCTCACGCGGGACATCGTGGTGAACGACGCGGGGGAATTCTCTCTGAGCCGCGACATCAAAAAGATCCGCGACATTTATAAGGTGGGCGGCGTCGTGACCGGCACATATTCGATCTCTGAAAGCGGCGTCATCATCAATGCGCGGGCAATCGATCTCGACTCCGGCCTGGTGCAGTCCTCAGCGCAAGCCTTCATCCCGCTGTCGAACTTTGCGGAGTCAATGTTGCACAACCCGGAGAAGATGCCGGTCATGCGCGTGGTGGGCGACCGGTGA
- a CDS encoding FlgO family outer membrane protein: MKVAAILLLLLTISGCVYDNGFHDSYPAVAYQTLDARLERVALKTMFDQIAGELCTQTCATCEGEKVVVTDFVDLRSFTPGQPGLTMAELMRGSLSKVCGSRIIQGEFSKYFKLSGEGFVALTRSAAEVNKDSYTERHVIVGTYEYNRSKLLIFVKKIDAQTNQVNKMVTKEVDFSSTLPQGYVIR; the protein is encoded by the coding sequence GTGAAAGTTGCGGCCATTCTTCTCCTGCTGCTCACCATCTCCGGCTGCGTCTACGACAATGGGTTTCATGACTCCTACCCGGCGGTAGCCTATCAGACGCTCGACGCTCGTCTGGAGCGGGTTGCTCTCAAGACCATGTTCGACCAGATCGCGGGGGAGCTCTGCACCCAGACGTGTGCCACTTGTGAGGGGGAAAAGGTTGTTGTCACCGATTTTGTCGACCTTCGGTCTTTTACGCCAGGTCAGCCTGGATTGACGATGGCGGAGCTGATGCGGGGAAGCCTGTCGAAAGTCTGTGGCAGTCGGATTATCCAGGGAGAATTTTCCAAATACTTCAAGCTGTCAGGGGAGGGATTTGTGGCCCTCACCCGCTCTGCTGCTGAGGTCAACAAGGATTCCTACACGGAACGTCACGTCATTGTCGGGACCTACGAGTACAATCGCAGCAAGCTGCTGATCTTCGTGAAGAAAATTGATGCACAAACCAACCAGGTCAACAAGATGGTTACCAAAGAAGTCGATTTCTCCTCAACGCTGCCGCAGGGGTACGTCATTCGCTGA
- a CDS encoding PAS domain-containing transcriptional regulator: MDDNSRLKLLEHTDPGIILFDNDYRVTHVNGALMRIFAETPENTVFEQSLLEMHRAESAKQLQALVAMMQDSSRQQSIAVRRMSGAREIFVLLKFVPLLGPQKTNTLHCCLLFDITADISTPQSGFIRVPVTAGGDILLVPPPEILFIKADNIYSQVVTAEGEFFCDLSLGVLETGLNPQSFYRTHRSYVVNLEKVHKVVRDGNAISVQMAGSDRRLPVSRTRSKDFLARVGLK, from the coding sequence ATGGACGACAATAGCCGCCTGAAGTTGCTGGAGCACACGGATCCCGGCATCATCCTGTTCGACAATGACTATCGGGTGACCCATGTGAACGGGGCGCTGATGCGGATCTTTGCAGAGACTCCTGAAAACACAGTCTTCGAGCAGAGTCTACTGGAGATGCATCGTGCGGAATCTGCCAAACAATTGCAGGCGCTGGTAGCGATGATGCAGGATTCCTCCCGCCAGCAGTCCATCGCCGTCAGGCGCATGAGCGGGGCGCGTGAAATCTTCGTGCTCCTGAAGTTTGTACCGCTCCTCGGGCCACAAAAGACGAATACCCTTCATTGCTGCCTCCTTTTTGACATCACTGCCGACATCTCCACCCCCCAGAGCGGCTTCATCAGGGTGCCGGTCACTGCAGGTGGCGACATCCTGCTGGTCCCTCCGCCAGAAATCCTCTTCATCAAAGCTGACAACATCTACTCACAAGTGGTTACCGCCGAGGGGGAGTTCTTCTGTGACCTCTCCCTCGGTGTTCTTGAAACGGGGCTGAACCCTCAGAGCTTTTACCGCACCCACCGCAGCTATGTCGTCAACCTGGAGAAGGTGCACAAGGTGGTGCGGGACGGAAACGCCATCAGCGTGCAGATGGCAGGGAGCGACCGCCGCCTGCCGGTGAGCCGCACACGCTCGAAAGACTTTCTCGCCCGCGTCGGCCTCAAGTAA
- a CDS encoding DksA/TraR family C4-type zinc finger protein — MAVGWSRDGAVQEQIDATVESEIASARKRLPVGESLTHCQECDASIPEARRKAMPGVRYCVACQSELEKKQKAVALYNRRGSKDSQLK; from the coding sequence ATGGCCGTTGGATGGTCCCGCGATGGTGCCGTGCAGGAACAGATAGACGCTACGGTGGAATCGGAAATAGCCTCGGCGAGAAAGCGACTGCCCGTCGGCGAAAGCCTGACCCATTGTCAGGAATGCGATGCCTCTATACCAGAAGCGCGCCGAAAGGCGATGCCCGGAGTCCGCTACTGTGTCGCTTGTCAGTCGGAACTCGAAAAAAAGCAGAAAGCGGTAGCGCTTTATAATCGAAGAGGGAGCAAAGACAGTCAACTCAAGTGA